The Erigeron canadensis isolate Cc75 chromosome 1, C_canadensis_v1, whole genome shotgun sequence genome segment TGTGTTGTGCACATAGCACATTTCCAGAATGATTTAGTCGATATGTTGAAAACCCTTTGATCGCAAGTTACATATATCTTCAAATTATACTTACAAAGAGGATTGTGCATTATGACGTATATTTTGGGTATATATGCAATTTTCGAAGTATGGAAGGGAATATTTGCGTTTCTCCcttaaaaataaacaatgaaTACATACGATGATTATAAGTCGCTTTAAGCTATATTCGTGATACAAAAGATGGAAGAGTAATTCGAATTACGgactatatatatcatatatacaaaACAGAGACTCGTAAGTAGGAACCAACCAAAAGAGTAGCGACATAAAACATTTATGTATCTGAAATCCCAAAAGAAAACGAAGTATAGTAGTGACATTCTTCAAGAATTCGTTGAAGATCGCAAATCAAAATTTCTCCCATCCACTCGTAGCCACGATTGGCCACTTCATTGAGTCACGGTTTTTTTCCATAGGCGATACAAGTTTTCGTTCAAATGAAATCTTATTCACGCATTGCTGCAATGGGGCTCGTACGTTACCCACATTGCCCTTGCTGATAATAATCTTGGAATTCTGAATCTTCAACATATCTAGAACCTCGATATACTTTTGCACTCTCTTTACCTACAAAAAGTTTATTAAGGTTAATAACTTGATATTAATAGTCATTTTAATGCATAATGTTAATGAAATGTGTACATTTTTTGTAACATATACAagtaatcaaatttaaaagacGTACTTGCATTCTCCTCTGTGACTTCACATCTCCATCGGCTACAATTCCATCCAGATTGATCAATTGTGACATCAACAACTCGATCAAACTCAACAAGACTTTTTCGGCGACTTTCTTTCCGTTATAAATTTCTATTTCCAAATTACCAACCTGCCCatttttacaaaaacaaaatgttagaaCTTAACTAATTCATGATTCACATAATTTAAATCAAGTTAATTAATTAGCCTTACAAAATAACTAGAGATGTGTTAAGTAATTTTACCTGTTTAACAAGCTTATCTATTTCTGAGCTGATCTCGGCTAACTGTTTTTTGGCGTTATccatttttgcatttttaacattttcaagaagtcttttttcttgattcattacaTCAATAAACAAAACCATTCTTGATCCGTCTTTGACTCCTGCTACATCCAAATAGGCTTTCGAGTCTCTTTCTCTGTCTTTGTATACTAACTTTTGATCCAAAGGGTTCAACCCCGTTGGCCCGGCTAGCATTTTCTTCAATTCTCCTAAATACCATAATCGAATTTCCAATTAGCAAACCATATTTTACACAACAATCATTATCAAGAAGgtttttttcctcttttttttcttcatcttttcacTACTTAATCATACGTACTACACAGGTGCAAATGGTAGTATATAACCACGCAAATCATGAACTTGTTGTATATTGTTTATTCGTCTTCTATATTTATCACAAGAAATAGTTTTTCCACTTGTCTTTAGCAAGATTTGACATGCGACTTGCAGTCTTCATATGTGACCCCATTGGTCACATGGTGGCGGTACCGGTtgatgaaataaaaagaaaaacatatatgtatataatgtgATAGTCAactaataaaaagttttttttaatctttataattAAAGTTTGGTTGActtataaaatgaattttttatGAATAAGTTAATGATAAGCTGGGAAAGTTAGACAtaagtttttaactattttacaaaattaaagATGAAAAGGTTTAtataggtttatatatatataaaatataatcgacaattaaaaaaatattaaaaaaagaaaattttaaattttcaaaatgatggcaacaaaaagaaaaagaaaaaaagatacgAAGTATATAATACGGAGTAACAATATGCATAGATACTTTAAATGTGAAATTAGCCcacttgtataatttttttggcTCTTGAGgaagtctatatatattatatttctacttgtttttgaaatatttgggatagtttaaaagtaaaataatattgaaattgaagaaaAGATAATTTTGCATTGTTCCATTATACGACCCCACAATGGACTAATtcatatatttgaataccaaTAAATATGAATAGATAGAATAGTATATGTTAGAGATTGAGAGATCTTGAGTTCAAATTCTGGTGTGagtaaaaatgtttttaaggaTGGAGACATGGGTTTTTCCATAATGGGTTTCTTCTGGAATTAGAGTTGGATATATGAAGATGCATATCGGTGAACCCAaatttgtcgttaaaaaaatatatatatatgaatagagACATATCTAACGAAAATGAAAACATAGTTAGAAATTACCAAAAGTTGCTTGAGATTTAATGGTCACTTCATGATAGGTTGAACCATAtttaactttgactttaatGGTACTAACTAGTGCTTGACTTTGATTAACATGATCCGAATTCCTCTTCTGCACCAACATTCCACACGGTCTAATTTCCCAAGCAGCcataccaccaccaccaccaccaccggtgTTGTAAGCACTGCCTTTTGCCGCCGAAAATGTTCCAAGATTACTTCTTGATTTCACACCCAACATGTTCTTTGTAAATTCAAGTCAAAATGTAAcactatataatatatgtaaatatcaATAATGCACCCACAAGTGGAAAATGTAAACAACAAGGGTGTTAAGAAGTGTTCATGAAGATTTTGGAAACTTAAGAATGAGGAAAACCATGAATGAAGAAAGAACCAAGATTCTTTTGTCCCACTTTTTATGACCTCCTCCTATAGCTTGCTtgttttttataactaaaaCCGATGAACAAAGCAACCAAAATCAGGTGTAGTTTGGTTTGATATAGATTGTGTTTCAAAGGAAAAACACACGATGTGTGTGTATCTAAtgatggaaaaagaaaaagagaaaatgtatatgtatatataagaagAAGGAAGGAATAAAAGGAATGGTCATGGAAAAGAAATGGTGTCCACACTAACatacattttaaaatatatttctatatatatttggtgaaaattgttatatatttgtgaTTTAAACTAACATTGTATGATTGTATCATTAAAATCGTTAATTTCAATTCCTATGGTATCAGAGGAATCATATAAAATATGATTTAGTAAACATATTAAGAGTTTTATAGCCGTAGTGTAGTTTTTGACTGTTTGTTtctttattagatttttttgtTTCAACTATTGAAAGTTTAAAAGGTTGTGCTTAATATATTCGTTATTTATATGTTAATGAAGGCTATACTAGCTATCATGGTATGGGTTTTTgctacatatatatagggtgtaAATCCAGAATTCACTCTCGATCTGACAAAGACGTGTTCAAGATTATTTAAGAGTAGTGTAAGAAATTAccgttaaaaatatatatgcattaaatGATAATACTTGTTGGTTAGAATTTCTTAGAACTTATACCTTAGATATATACTCCAGATACAATTATTATTGCATATGCTAATGTAGAGTTTGGTAAATTCTATAAGAtttgattttaaacaattatcaAAGTTATGAGCTTTACAATGAGT includes the following:
- the LOC122604442 gene encoding BAG family molecular chaperone regulator 1-like, yielding MLGVKSRSNLGTFSAAKGSAYNTGGGGGGGMAAWEIRPCGMLVQKRNSDHVNQSQALVSTIKVKVKYGSTYHEVTIKSQATFGELKKMLAGPTGLNPLDQKLVYKDRERDSKAYLDVAGVKDGSRMVLFIDVMNQEKRLLENVKNAKMDNAKKQLAEISSEIDKLVKQVGNLEIEIYNGKKVAEKVLLSLIELLMSQLINLDGIVADGDVKSQRRMQVKRVQKYIEVLDMLKIQNSKIIISKGNVGNVRAPLQQCVNKISFERKLVSPMEKNRDSMKWPIVATSGWEKF